The following proteins come from a genomic window of Methanomassiliicoccales archaeon:
- the arsM gene encoding arsenite methyltransferase: MKGETKNVEDNKIRSAVIDRYKTVARKGKSCCDASSGPREIIKIYSSEELSSVPDDVKESNCACGNPVAIAELKEGQVVLDLGSGAGLDVILASQKVGDSGLVIGVDATDEMVAKANKVAKTLSLKNVEFRKGLIEDLPISDNSVDVIISNCVINLVTDKQKVFREAYRVLKPGGKLAISDRVLIGELPEEAKSNLELWSACVSGAIDENEYLNMIREAGFVNVKVTDRRVYSIDEAKSLAKTLIEEAIESGKSPPDEQSAVKAFCSIANDHIVAYKPKITDKKVAL; the protein is encoded by the coding sequence ATGAAAGGCGAAACGAAAAATGTTGAAGATAATAAGATCAGAAGTGCTGTGATTGACAGATACAAAACTGTGGCGAGAAAAGGCAAGTCATGCTGCGACGCATCATCTGGTCCGAGAGAAATCATTAAGATCTATTCATCAGAAGAGTTATCATCAGTGCCTGATGACGTGAAGGAATCGAACTGTGCATGTGGCAATCCTGTAGCTATTGCGGAGCTCAAGGAGGGACAGGTCGTTCTTGATCTCGGAAGTGGTGCAGGTCTTGATGTCATTCTCGCCTCGCAAAAAGTAGGGGATTCTGGATTGGTCATCGGGGTAGATGCGACTGATGAGATGGTAGCAAAGGCAAACAAGGTCGCGAAAACACTTAGTCTCAAAAATGTAGAATTCAGGAAGGGGCTTATCGAAGATTTGCCAATCTCCGACAATTCGGTAGATGTCATCATCAGTAATTGTGTGATCAATCTTGTAACAGACAAGCAAAAAGTGTTTCGCGAAGCCTACAGAGTTCTTAAGCCAGGAGGAAAATTGGCAATTTCAGATAGAGTCTTGATCGGTGAATTACCTGAGGAGGCAAAATCGAATCTAGAGTTGTGGAGTGCGTGTGTTTCCGGTGCCATCGACGAGAACGAGTATTTAAACATGATTCGAGAGGCTGGATTTGTGAATGTTAAAGTAACTGACCGCCGTGTATACTCCATTGATGAAGCGAAGTCGCTTGCAAAGACGTTGATTGAAGAAGCAATCGAATCAGGCAAGTCTCCTCCAGATGAGCAATCGGCGGTGAAAGCGTTTTGTTCAATTGCGAATGATCATATCGTCGCATACAAACCCAAAATTACAGATAAGAAAGTTGCATTATGA
- a CDS encoding class I SAM-dependent methyltransferase yields MEKCDDQRKHWDEVYNTKPEYFGELPSEFARRSLEVLKKNHAQRIIELGCGEGRDTLLFLKEGLEVIALDYSPVAINHLFHKARYMGLAENLTVMVHDARNGLPLQRECVDGVYSHMFFTMQLFERELDFIFQECLRVMKRGALNIYSVRNINDPHYGKGIHRGEDMWESPQKFVVHFFSPEKVRRLARGYELLCVNEFDDPSPTYTKKLYEVVLRKL; encoded by the coding sequence GTGGAGAAGTGTGACGATCAAAGAAAGCACTGGGATGAGGTGTACAACACCAAGCCTGAGTACTTTGGAGAGTTACCTAGCGAGTTTGCAAGAAGATCTCTCGAAGTTTTGAAAAAGAATCATGCGCAGCGTATTATCGAGTTGGGGTGCGGTGAAGGCAGGGATACTCTGCTCTTCTTAAAGGAGGGACTTGAAGTTATCGCTCTTGATTATTCCCCTGTAGCGATTAATCATCTGTTTCATAAAGCCAGGTACATGGGCCTTGCAGAAAATCTTACAGTGATGGTTCATGACGCAAGAAACGGACTTCCCCTTCAACGTGAATGTGTTGATGGCGTCTACTCCCACATGTTTTTCACCATGCAACTGTTTGAAAGAGAATTGGATTTCATCTTTCAGGAGTGTCTCAGGGTGATGAAAAGAGGCGCTCTCAATATTTATTCAGTAAGGAATATCAATGACCCTCATTACGGAAAAGGAATTCACAGAGGAGAGGATATGTGGGAGAGCCCGCAGAAATTTGTTGTTCACTTCTTCTCACCTGAAAAAGTGAGGCGTCTCGCGAGGGGATACGAGCTTCTCTGCGTGAATGAGTTCGACGACCCCTCGCCGACATATACAAAAAAGCTTTACGAAGTCGTTTTGAGAAAGTTATGA
- a CDS encoding ZIP family metal transporter, whose translation MSAWLYAIASVVLVSVISIIGILFLIMNDKVLKTSVFVLVGLAVGALFTDAFVHLIPETFETYGMEPWISVYIIVGIFAFFVLEKFLHWRHEHTCEFQEICKKPVGYINLVSDGIHNLIDGVLIGVSYLASFEVGVATTIAIILHEIPQEIGDFGILIYAGFSKWKALMFNFLAATMAIAGAVASLILGETVSGYTTIMLPLAAGGFIYIAGSDLVPEMHKETNIKKSVIQMISIIIGVLLILSLALLE comes from the coding sequence ATGTCCGCATGGCTTTACGCAATTGCCAGTGTTGTTCTTGTAAGTGTCATTTCAATCATTGGGATACTGTTTCTTATCATGAACGATAAAGTGCTCAAGACCTCAGTTTTTGTTTTAGTTGGTCTTGCAGTTGGCGCCCTTTTTACCGACGCTTTCGTACATTTGATACCAGAGACTTTTGAGACCTATGGTATGGAGCCTTGGATTTCTGTGTACATAATAGTTGGCATATTCGCTTTTTTTGTACTCGAGAAATTCCTGCACTGGCGACATGAACACACGTGCGAGTTTCAGGAAATATGCAAGAAGCCAGTAGGATATATCAATCTTGTTTCCGACGGAATTCACAACCTCATTGATGGCGTACTTATCGGCGTATCATATCTCGCGAGTTTCGAAGTTGGTGTGGCAACAACAATTGCCATTATTTTGCATGAAATTCCACAGGAAATAGGTGATTTCGGCATACTGATATATGCGGGATTTTCTAAGTGGAAAGCGCTGATGTTCAATTTCCTGGCTGCAACCATGGCCATTGCCGGTGCAGTAGCATCTCTTATTCTCGGTGAAACCGTCAGCGGGTACACGACGATCATGCTGCCGCTTGCTGCGGGCGGCTTCATTTACATCGCAGGCAGCGATCTTGTTCCAGAAATGCACAAGGAAACGAATATTAAGAAGTCAGTCATTCAAATGATTTCAATCATCATAGGGGTGCTTTTGATCCTCAGCCTTGCACTACTGGAATGA
- a CDS encoding MFS transporter: MNSDASSGSSIASPKRGAFRFILLLSLIGLSADVVYEGARSISGNYLAFLGAGAAAIAFIIGFGELVGYTPRLLTGSMADRTGRHWSFLFLGYGINAFVVPLMALCGNWTTAAVLIILERASKAIRAPARDALLSYAGVEVGRGWAFGLNEAITSIGAVLGPVIVSIVMMVQGDYQDAFLVLMLPGVIAVILLLFAWKYYPSPKEMERKTPSASENSLPRIFWIYVVGACCVAIAYIDFPFLSYHFDRIDSVPTVLIPVFYATANVIDAFGALFIGKFYDTAGMMVLIIITLISSLFVCFVFLDNTFLVLLGVALWGLGAASQESIMRAIIADMVPANKRASAFGIFSLLFGICWFIGTAAMGVIYNSSIIAVIVLSITVQLIAVCVFAYVMFLLKGYSGNQKNTS, from the coding sequence TTGAACTCAGACGCATCATCTGGTAGCTCAATTGCCAGTCCGAAAAGAGGAGCCTTCAGATTCATATTGCTACTCAGTCTTATCGGTCTCTCAGCCGATGTAGTTTATGAAGGAGCAAGAAGCATCTCTGGGAATTATTTGGCATTTCTAGGAGCAGGTGCTGCGGCAATCGCCTTTATTATAGGATTTGGTGAACTCGTCGGCTATACTCCAAGACTGTTAACAGGCAGCATGGCTGATCGCACAGGCAGGCACTGGAGTTTTCTCTTCCTGGGTTATGGTATTAACGCTTTTGTTGTTCCGCTAATGGCATTATGCGGAAACTGGACTACTGCGGCAGTTCTCATAATACTCGAGAGGGCAAGTAAGGCAATAAGGGCGCCAGCGAGAGACGCTCTTCTCTCATACGCAGGCGTGGAGGTCGGTCGAGGATGGGCCTTCGGTCTCAATGAAGCAATAACCTCTATTGGGGCTGTATTGGGGCCCGTAATCGTCTCTATTGTCATGATGGTTCAGGGCGATTACCAAGACGCTTTTCTCGTTCTCATGCTACCAGGCGTCATCGCTGTCATTCTTCTCCTTTTTGCGTGGAAATATTACCCGTCTCCTAAAGAAATGGAAAGAAAAACGCCTAGTGCGTCGGAAAATTCGCTGCCAAGGATTTTTTGGATTTACGTCGTGGGCGCATGCTGTGTCGCCATTGCCTATATAGATTTTCCGTTCCTTTCGTATCACTTTGATAGAATCGATTCTGTTCCCACAGTGTTGATTCCCGTCTTCTATGCAACAGCCAATGTTATCGATGCGTTCGGAGCGCTTTTCATCGGCAAATTTTACGACACCGCGGGCATGATGGTTCTTATAATTATCACTTTGATTTCCTCATTATTCGTATGTTTCGTCTTCCTCGATAATACCTTTCTTGTTTTGCTTGGAGTAGCGCTTTGGGGATTGGGTGCAGCCTCCCAGGAGTCGATCATGCGGGCTATTATCGCTGATATGGTACCAGCGAATAAGAGGGCATCAGCTTTCGGCATCTTCAGCCTTCTCTTTGGCATTTGCTGGTTCATCGGAACTGCGGCGATGGGGGTTATTTATAATTCATCGATCATTGCTGTTATCGTTTTGTCAATCACCGTCCAGCTGATAGCAGTTTGTGTATTCGCGTATGTTATGTTTCTGTTGAAGGGTTATTCAGGAAACCAGAAGAATACATCTTGA
- a CDS encoding ABC transporter ATP-binding protein, which translates to MLEIQNLTVEVGGHTILRDVNLSLMSGYTSVLFGPNGSGKSSLLMTIMGYSQYKVKEGKIIFKGEDVTHLPMHERAKRGIGIMMQRPPNLVGVKLGDFVRVVGKNSIDVDSLASTLNMSNFLSRDVNVGFSGGEIKRSELLQLTAQNPCLYLLDEPESGVDLESIEVVGNAIRMLLSGALECAGKKSLDGKSALIITHTGQILDYIEADRGYVMCNGTILCSGNPRELLQEIRRKGYEECVKCKMIRVD; encoded by the coding sequence ATGCTTGAAATACAAAATCTTACCGTGGAGGTCGGAGGACATACCATACTAAGAGATGTTAATTTAAGTCTCATGTCGGGATATACCAGCGTACTCTTTGGACCGAACGGATCTGGCAAGTCTTCACTTCTTATGACGATTATGGGATATAGCCAGTACAAGGTAAAAGAAGGAAAGATTATTTTCAAAGGTGAAGATGTCACGCATTTGCCAATGCACGAAAGGGCAAAACGAGGGATCGGCATCATGATGCAGAGACCTCCCAACTTGGTAGGAGTCAAACTGGGTGATTTTGTTCGCGTCGTCGGCAAAAACTCAATCGACGTCGACTCTTTGGCGTCTACTCTCAACATGTCAAACTTTCTGAGCAGGGATGTCAATGTCGGATTTTCAGGAGGGGAGATAAAGAGGTCTGAACTCTTACAGCTAACGGCTCAAAATCCATGTTTGTACCTGCTCGATGAGCCCGAATCTGGCGTTGACCTCGAGAGTATCGAGGTTGTCGGCAACGCGATAAGGATGTTGCTGAGCGGAGCCCTTGAATGTGCTGGGAAGAAATCTCTTGACGGTAAATCGGCGCTTATCATCACGCACACAGGGCAGATACTCGATTATATCGAGGCAGACAGGGGATATGTGATGTGCAACGGCACAATCCTTTGCTCCGGAAATCCAAGAGAATTGTTGCAGGAAATAAGAAGAAAGGGATACGAGGAGTGCGTAAAATGCAAGATGATTCGAGTGGATTGA
- a CDS encoding SufD family Fe-S cluster assembly protein, which yields MQDDSSGLKKRAEVARKKKAPYGEDFDLDEFDIAPKNASETDNLEDLGGDIKQTLLNAGVIPTGEGRSGSFLLLDNAVVHRSQREENVEVMSTQQALAKYDWVKEYYWKAVQPDADKYTATTFLENADGYFIRALQGKKAVMPVQTCLLLGSRNAAQTVHNIVIVEEDAELEVITGCAAKPGVERALHLGISEFYIKKGGKLIFTMIHNWAEQIGVRPRTVVMVDEGATYVNNYVCLKPVKSVQMYPTAVLRGKESFGRFNTVAIAHPGSELDIGSKVILSATGARAEIVSRSITTGGKSIARGKLVGEAPGIRAHLECKGLILSEKGIQIAIPELEASVPDVEMTHEAAVGKIAKDQVEYIMSRGLSEAEAVGIIVRGFLEVGIRGIPEELKMEIDKAISAAELGGG from the coding sequence ATGCAAGATGATTCGAGTGGATTGAAAAAGAGGGCCGAAGTGGCGCGGAAGAAAAAGGCACCATACGGTGAAGATTTTGACCTAGACGAGTTCGATATCGCGCCGAAAAATGCCTCAGAAACCGACAATCTTGAAGATCTTGGCGGAGATATCAAACAGACCCTTTTGAATGCTGGCGTAATTCCAACAGGCGAGGGGAGGTCTGGAAGTTTTCTTCTGCTTGATAATGCCGTCGTTCACAGGTCTCAAAGAGAGGAAAACGTCGAGGTCATGTCGACGCAACAGGCGCTAGCGAAGTATGACTGGGTAAAAGAATACTACTGGAAGGCAGTTCAGCCCGATGCGGACAAATACACCGCTACGACATTTCTTGAGAATGCCGATGGGTATTTTATCAGAGCTCTGCAAGGAAAGAAAGCTGTGATGCCAGTGCAGACATGCCTCCTTCTCGGAAGCAGGAATGCGGCGCAGACGGTGCACAATATCGTCATTGTTGAAGAGGATGCGGAACTAGAAGTCATTACTGGCTGCGCCGCGAAACCCGGCGTGGAAAGAGCATTGCACCTCGGAATCTCTGAATTTTACATTAAAAAGGGCGGGAAGCTCATATTTACGATGATTCACAACTGGGCTGAACAAATAGGAGTGAGGCCGAGAACCGTTGTGATGGTTGACGAGGGTGCGACCTACGTGAATAATTATGTATGCCTCAAACCCGTAAAATCCGTCCAAATGTACCCAACAGCGGTGCTCAGAGGTAAAGAGTCTTTTGGCCGTTTCAATACCGTTGCAATCGCTCATCCAGGCTCGGAGCTCGACATTGGTTCAAAGGTTATCCTATCGGCAACAGGGGCGAGAGCAGAAATTGTATCTAGGAGCATTACTACTGGCGGAAAATCGATTGCAAGGGGAAAACTCGTCGGAGAAGCACCTGGGATCAGGGCACACCTTGAGTGCAAAGGCCTCATTCTCAGCGAGAAGGGTATTCAAATCGCGATTCCTGAGCTCGAGGCAAGCGTTCCTGATGTTGAGATGACACACGAAGCCGCTGTCGGAAAAATCGCAAAGGATCAAGTAGAATACATCATGTCGAGGGGGTTGAGTGAGGCAGAAGCCGTTGGTATCATTGTGAGGGGGTTCCTCGAGGTCGGCATCAGGGGTATTCCAGAGGAGCTCAAAATGGAAATTGATAAGGCAATTTCGGCTGCTGAGCTCGGTGGCGGATAA
- a CDS encoding restriction endonuclease, translated as MRVIKQSGEREDYDERKVMSALLRSGASPEEANLIILRLQPKIYDGIPTREIYRLVRQMLDRKRRVRYSLKDAIFSLGPEGYYFEDLISRLFEELGYSVRVRECAKGRCVSHEVDILVEKEGVKHMVECKFHNRAGTRCGIQTALYTYARFLDLRETSAASTPWLVTNTKFSNDVVKYAECVGLNLIGWGFPQAKGLECLLENYKLYPLTTLQIRKDIKNALLSKGIITLKDAVMERDLLLELLPEYKVNEIIEASEEILGGF; from the coding sequence ATGCGGGTAATCAAGCAATCTGGAGAAAGGGAAGATTATGACGAAAGAAAGGTGATGAGTGCTCTCTTACGATCCGGCGCCAGTCCCGAGGAAGCAAATCTCATCATCTTGAGGCTGCAGCCAAAAATATATGACGGAATCCCCACCAGAGAGATCTACAGGCTCGTACGGCAGATGCTTGACAGGAAAAGGCGAGTGCGATACAGTTTGAAGGATGCCATCTTCTCACTTGGACCTGAAGGCTATTATTTTGAAGATCTCATCAGTAGACTTTTTGAGGAGCTTGGGTACTCTGTCAGAGTGAGAGAGTGTGCGAAAGGACGGTGTGTATCACACGAAGTCGACATTCTCGTAGAAAAGGAGGGCGTGAAACACATGGTCGAATGCAAGTTCCACAACCGCGCGGGCACTAGGTGTGGAATTCAAACTGCCCTCTACACATATGCCCGATTCCTCGATCTCAGGGAAACTTCAGCAGCCTCTACCCCATGGCTTGTCACAAATACAAAATTCTCTAACGACGTCGTCAAGTATGCAGAATGCGTGGGCTTAAATCTCATAGGATGGGGGTTTCCACAAGCAAAAGGACTCGAATGTCTCCTAGAAAATTACAAGTTATATCCTCTCACAACTCTGCAAATCAGAAAGGACATCAAGAACGCTCTATTGAGCAAAGGGATAATCACACTGAAAGACGCCGTGATGGAAAGAGATCTCCTTCTAGAACTCTTGCCAGAGTACAAAGTCAACGAGATCATTGAGGCATCAGAAGAGATCCTCGGAGGATTTTGA
- a CDS encoding VOC family protein codes for MPLGDPMGGNEDYRERGKITGLEMVMIPVSDIEEGVEFYNGVLGFEIVSDLRRANWIELKVPGCGGKIALYGPPDGKERTHGIHTGIVLGTDSIYELHRRLVDEGVNFVMKPTRQPWGGLMAAFLDQDGNEIAILETAISLAKNK; via the coding sequence ATGCCTCTTGGCGACCCAATGGGTGGTAATGAGGACTACCGCGAAAGGGGAAAGATCACAGGATTAGAAATGGTAATGATACCAGTAAGCGATATCGAAGAGGGCGTGGAATTTTACAACGGGGTTCTTGGGTTTGAGATCGTATCTGATCTGAGACGAGCTAACTGGATTGAACTCAAGGTTCCTGGTTGCGGAGGAAAAATTGCGCTGTATGGACCTCCTGATGGCAAGGAGCGAACACATGGAATCCATACTGGAATCGTGTTGGGGACCGATAGCATCTACGAACTGCACAGAAGGCTTGTCGATGAGGGAGTCAATTTTGTCATGAAACCCACGAGACAACCGTGGGGCGGATTGATGGCAGCATTTTTAGATCAGGATGGTAATGAGATCGCTATCCTGGAGACAGCCATTTCGTTAGCAAAAAATAAGTAA
- a CDS encoding NifB/NifX family molybdenum-iron cluster-binding protein, which translates to MRICVSSIGDDLDSIVDDEFGMCDYFIIVDSDTMDYKAIPNEASRSPHGTGAMAAQSVVGLGVDVVLTGFVGPHAKRILRDAGIEIVEGIEGTVRSAIERYLKKREERETVRRKTKGH; encoded by the coding sequence ATGAGAATCTGCGTATCTTCTATCGGCGACGATCTCGATTCTATTGTTGATGATGAATTTGGAATGTGCGACTACTTCATCATAGTGGACTCCGACACAATGGACTATAAGGCGATTCCGAACGAGGCTTCAAGATCTCCCCATGGGACAGGCGCCATGGCAGCTCAGAGCGTTGTTGGTCTCGGTGTGGATGTCGTCCTGACAGGATTCGTGGGACCGCACGCAAAGCGCATTCTCAGAGATGCTGGTATCGAGATTGTTGAGGGGATTGAGGGCACTGTGAGATCGGCCATCGAGCGATATTTGAAAAAAAGAGAAGAGCGGGAAACCGTGCGAAGGAAAACCAAGGGCCATTGA
- a CDS encoding DUF1786 family protein, whose amino-acid sequence MRIIAVDIGVGTMDVMLIDTSKILENGTKLVLPSPAQLHRAAVLRAAKARKNLYIDGDTVGGGPFASAVKAHISAGLKVKMTPGAAYSIRNDLSEVEALGIEIVDCIDAWDTDFLTLWLQEVRLKEVLRFLSEYGENEQVDCVTIAVQDHGISPKGVSNRMTRIGRFETALSENPYLEFLLYSENSVPDEFLRMRSAARRAHEELPDADVYVMDTSPAAVLGCLMDPCVQDSEKVLAINFGNGHTLGVLLDGGVVLRGFEAHTRQFADAKLLKSYLCDLLKGKLSNERVFNDGGHGLFEVSQVPVEPDKILVTGPRRSLMNELELGFRYAAPAGDMMMTGPLGLYRALKSRFL is encoded by the coding sequence ATGAGAATCATCGCGGTTGATATTGGTGTCGGAACCATGGATGTCATGTTAATCGATACTTCAAAGATTTTGGAGAACGGCACCAAACTTGTCTTGCCATCGCCAGCGCAGCTGCACAGGGCAGCGGTGTTAAGAGCTGCGAAAGCGAGAAAGAATCTCTATATCGATGGCGATACGGTTGGTGGAGGACCGTTCGCCAGTGCCGTCAAAGCACACATTTCTGCTGGTTTGAAGGTGAAAATGACTCCTGGGGCGGCGTATTCGATTAGAAACGATCTTTCAGAAGTGGAAGCACTTGGTATCGAGATCGTTGATTGTATAGACGCTTGGGATACTGATTTTCTTACTCTTTGGCTGCAGGAAGTTAGATTGAAGGAAGTTCTTCGGTTCTTGAGCGAATATGGCGAGAACGAGCAGGTTGATTGCGTTACAATCGCCGTTCAAGATCACGGCATCTCACCGAAGGGTGTTTCGAACCGAATGACGAGGATTGGCCGTTTTGAAACAGCTCTCTCGGAAAATCCATACCTTGAATTCCTTTTGTATTCTGAAAACTCAGTTCCAGATGAATTCTTAAGGATGAGATCTGCAGCTAGAAGAGCGCATGAGGAACTGCCCGATGCCGATGTGTATGTGATGGACACTTCGCCAGCAGCGGTGCTTGGCTGTTTGATGGATCCTTGCGTTCAGGATAGTGAAAAGGTCCTCGCAATCAATTTTGGCAACGGACATACTTTAGGTGTTCTGCTTGATGGTGGTGTCGTTCTGAGGGGATTTGAAGCCCACACCAGGCAGTTCGCCGATGCAAAATTGTTAAAATCATATCTTTGCGATCTTCTCAAAGGCAAGCTATCAAATGAAAGGGTTTTCAACGATGGTGGTCATGGCCTTTTCGAGGTGAGTCAAGTTCCTGTGGAGCCTGATAAGATTCTCGTGACGGGACCGAGAAGGTCTCTTATGAACGAATTAGAATTGGGATTTAGGTATGCAGCACCAGCTGGTGATATGATGATGACTGGACCTCTCGGCCTCTACCGTGCGTTGAAATCGCGATTCTTGTGA
- a CDS encoding hydrogenase iron-sulfur subunit has protein sequence MTSETISTGTISQCDRDDDKNKGASQDHRGADRTLQRIGIYLCTCDGCISGIIDLNSIAEGIRHLKAVRRLEIMNHLCSKQSLKSIKKDAQRNALNRIVIGACSPRTYLRYFQSELSQNGTGSAIVEIANIREQCAWIHWDDPAAATEKAATMISMAAAKLLASEQSERGYMATVNEKLCDGCGICASICRLKAISVVNDPKRPGKKIVSINEDVCDGCGACVASCPSGALDQRYFSNRQIMAQIEAATKGRIIEDFSSPNILVFSCNWCSYAAADLAGLKKLSIPPNFLTIRTMCSARIDPEWVLSAFSKGADGVLVLPGKLGHCHYEIGNFRTTRRIALLRRVLSQLGFDENRLMLSFIDSEDAEGYQHEVSSFISTIRSLGPNPLRDLDMTKKRTY, from the coding sequence ATGACGAGCGAAACCATCTCAACTGGTACAATTTCACAGTGCGATCGGGACGATGATAAGAATAAGGGTGCAAGTCAAGATCATAGGGGAGCCGATCGAACATTGCAGAGAATAGGTATTTATCTATGCACCTGTGATGGTTGCATTAGCGGCATCATTGATCTAAATTCTATAGCAGAAGGAATCCGGCATTTGAAAGCTGTCAGAAGACTCGAGATTATGAACCACCTCTGTTCGAAACAATCGCTCAAATCAATTAAGAAAGATGCGCAGAGAAATGCTCTCAACCGTATTGTTATAGGGGCATGTTCGCCCCGAACCTATCTGAGGTATTTCCAATCGGAGTTGTCGCAGAACGGTACAGGAAGCGCAATAGTCGAAATAGCAAATATAAGGGAGCAGTGTGCGTGGATACACTGGGATGATCCGGCTGCAGCAACGGAGAAGGCCGCCACAATGATAAGCATGGCAGCGGCTAAGCTCCTCGCTTCTGAGCAGTCAGAAAGAGGATATATGGCAACTGTAAACGAGAAATTGTGCGACGGTTGTGGGATCTGTGCGTCGATATGCAGATTAAAGGCGATCAGCGTCGTCAACGATCCGAAAAGACCTGGCAAGAAGATAGTATCAATCAATGAAGACGTGTGCGATGGATGTGGTGCCTGTGTTGCATCGTGTCCGAGTGGAGCACTAGACCAAAGATACTTCTCAAATAGACAGATCATGGCGCAGATAGAAGCGGCGACTAAGGGAAGGATCATCGAGGACTTCTCTTCGCCGAACATTCTGGTATTTTCGTGCAATTGGTGTTCGTATGCAGCTGCCGATCTCGCGGGGCTTAAGAAACTCAGCATTCCACCCAATTTCCTGACGATAAGAACAATGTGTTCTGCGAGAATCGATCCTGAGTGGGTCTTAAGCGCTTTCTCTAAGGGAGCCGACGGGGTCCTTGTACTCCCAGGTAAACTTGGACACTGCCATTACGAGATTGGGAATTTCAGGACGACGAGGAGGATTGCTTTGCTGAGGCGTGTTTTATCACAACTTGGATTTGATGAGAATAGGCTCATGCTGAGTTTCATCGACTCAGAAGATGCCGAAGGCTATCAGCACGAAGTTTCATCGTTCATTTCAACAATAAGAAGTCTCGGTCCAAATCCACTGCGGGATTTGGATATGACTAAGAAACGTACCTATTAA
- a CDS encoding glucose-1-phosphate thymidylyltransferase: MKGLILAGGTGTRLRPLTHTGPKQLIPIANKPNIMYCLEDLRDAGITDIGVILGNNMPEKVRELLGDGSRYGVKITYIFQGDPKGIAHAVGCAQEFIGDDPFVVYLGDNILTGGIKYMVEEFASLDCEAMIALCPVENPEKFGIAELDEQGNIVRLVEKPKNPKSNLAMIGIYFLKKSIFSIIKNLKPSWRNEIEITDAIDQLNRQTGKVIARIVRGWWKDTGKPEDILAANHLMLEMIESRNDGIVEDDVKLIGRVNIGKGTLIKKHSVVRGPTIIGKNCIIGPDTYVGPYTSIGDNTTLIGCEIESSIIIGDVYIECKKKIIDSLVGAGCRICSAENAIPKGCRFIIGENSQLIL; encoded by the coding sequence ATGAAAGGACTGATTTTAGCGGGCGGTACGGGAACCCGGTTGAGGCCTCTTACCCATACGGGGCCAAAACAGCTGATTCCGATAGCCAATAAACCGAACATCATGTACTGCCTTGAAGATCTGCGCGATGCCGGAATCACTGATATAGGGGTTATTCTCGGTAACAACATGCCTGAGAAAGTGAGAGAACTTCTCGGCGATGGTTCAAGGTATGGAGTGAAAATCACGTACATATTTCAAGGAGATCCGAAAGGCATAGCGCATGCGGTGGGATGCGCTCAAGAATTCATCGGCGATGACCCGTTCGTAGTCTATTTAGGCGATAACATTCTCACTGGTGGAATTAAGTATATGGTCGAAGAATTTGCATCTTTAGACTGCGAAGCAATGATTGCTCTGTGTCCCGTTGAAAATCCAGAAAAATTCGGAATCGCGGAACTCGATGAGCAGGGGAATATCGTGCGGCTGGTTGAAAAGCCAAAAAACCCAAAAAGCAATCTAGCAATGATTGGCATTTATTTTCTGAAAAAGAGCATTTTCTCGATTATAAAGAACCTTAAACCTTCGTGGCGCAATGAAATTGAAATCACTGATGCAATAGATCAACTTAACAGGCAAACTGGTAAGGTGATTGCAAGAATCGTCCGAGGCTGGTGGAAGGATACTGGAAAACCTGAGGATATACTTGCAGCTAACCACTTGATGCTTGAAATGATCGAAAGCAGGAATGATGGAATCGTTGAGGATGATGTTAAGTTGATAGGCAGGGTCAATATTGGAAAGGGTACTTTGATCAAAAAACATAGCGTCGTCCGAGGTCCTACGATCATCGGGAAGAATTGCATAATAGGTCCAGACACCTATGTGGGACCCTATACATCAATCGGTGACAATACAACACTCATTGGATGCGAAATTGAATCGTCAATTATCATCGGCGATGTCTATATTGAGTGCAAAAAGAAGATCATCGACAGTCTCGTCGGTGCTGGGTGCAGGATATGTTCCGCCGAGAATGCGATTCCTAAGGGTTGCAGATTCATCATCGGCGAGAATTCTCAGCTGATTCTCTAA